From the genome of Sphingobacterium kitahiroshimense, one region includes:
- a CDS encoding alkaline phosphatase family protein, which yields MKKTVVIDVVGLSANLIGKYTPFLEQYIKRKNLATIAPMLPAVTTSVQSTYLTGKKPTEHGVVGNGWYDHVDSEIKFWKQSNKLVLTEKIWDRAKKEDPNFTCANLFWWYNMYSNADYSVTPRPNYLADGRKLPDCYAEPATLRDLLQEKLGQFPLFNFWGPGANIKSSRWIADASMITDELYDPTLSLIYLPHLDYCLQKFGNDWSNIGKELGEIDILIKDLVEFYEKRGANIIILSEYGIVPVNNPIHINRILREAGLLQIRVERGLELLDAGASKAFAVADHQVAHVYINDLSIVDQVKDILDKLAGIAIVLDKEGKKEYGIDHDRAGDFVLVANPESWFTYYFWQDDAKAPDYARCVDIHKKPGYDPVEMFMSSKFRALYKLLRKKAGFRYVMDVIPLNANLVKGSHGSVNTPEEFHPVLITDPDLSIGNVQATEVYDLIWKSLHSEK from the coding sequence ATGAAGAAAACAGTTGTAATTGACGTAGTTGGGCTATCTGCAAATTTAATTGGAAAATATACCCCATTTTTGGAACAATACATAAAAAGAAAAAATTTAGCAACTATAGCTCCAATGTTACCGGCTGTTACTACCAGCGTCCAGTCTACCTATCTTACAGGTAAAAAACCTACCGAGCATGGTGTGGTTGGAAACGGTTGGTATGATCATGTAGATTCGGAAATTAAGTTTTGGAAGCAGTCTAACAAACTTGTATTAACGGAAAAGATCTGGGATAGAGCAAAAAAAGAAGACCCGAACTTCACGTGCGCAAATCTATTTTGGTGGTATAATATGTATTCAAATGCAGATTATAGCGTTACACCACGACCTAATTATCTGGCCGACGGTCGAAAGCTTCCGGACTGTTATGCAGAACCGGCAACATTGAGAGATCTTTTGCAGGAAAAGCTTGGTCAGTTTCCTCTTTTTAATTTTTGGGGACCAGGTGCTAATATTAAATCAAGCCGATGGATTGCTGATGCATCTATGATCACAGATGAACTGTATGATCCTACACTGTCTTTAATCTACTTGCCACATTTGGATTATTGCTTGCAAAAATTTGGAAATGATTGGTCTAATATCGGTAAGGAACTAGGTGAGATCGATATTCTGATTAAGGACTTGGTTGAATTCTATGAAAAAAGAGGAGCGAACATTATTATTCTTTCGGAATATGGTATTGTACCTGTAAATAATCCCATTCATATTAATCGAATACTAAGGGAAGCCGGATTATTACAGATCCGTGTAGAACGAGGTTTGGAATTATTGGATGCTGGAGCCTCTAAAGCATTTGCAGTGGCAGATCATCAGGTTGCACATGTCTATATCAATGATTTATCGATAGTCGATCAGGTGAAGGATATTTTAGATAAATTAGCAGGAATTGCGATAGTGCTTGACAAAGAAGGTAAAAAGGAATATGGGATAGACCATGACCGTGCAGGAGATTTTGTTTTGGTTGCAAATCCAGAAAGTTGGTTTACTTATTATTTCTGGCAGGATGATGCTAAAGCACCCGATTATGCAAGATGCGTCGATATCCATAAAAAACCAGGATATGATCCTGTTGAAATGTTTATGTCTTCTAAATTTCGTGCATTATATAAACTGTTGAGAAAAAAAGCAGGTTTTCGTTACGTTATGGATGTAATACCTTTAAATGCTAATTTGGTAAAAGGTTCACATGGTAGCGTGAATACACCTGAGGAATTTCACCCTGTTTTAATTACAGATCCTGATCTAAGTATAGGCAATGTACAGGCAACTGAGGTTTACGATTTAATTTGGAAATCTTTGCATAGCGAGAAGTAA
- a CDS encoding TonB-dependent receptor domain-containing protein: MQNSKIILTIGMSLCVLNGVAQNKTNSYKGQVRSATEVVPFATVKIDQQIIRADKNGNFSFTINKSTVDIQITAVGKITVNRQQVVLSNYFNSPILIEMQDDSQGIDEVEVMGLTKIKEINRQAFNVTAIDATKLYNSTLNIADALDKVSGVRVRESGGVGSNTSLTLNGFSGNHIRFFLDGIPMDNFGTSFQINNIPINLAERVEVYKGVVPIWLGSDALGGAVNIVTSTKARTFVDASYSYGSFNTHRTAVNAGVTNKNGLTVLLNAYQNYSDNDYTVTTLVSNINTWESKENVKVKRFHDKYHNEALVAQVGVSNKSYADKLLLGLTLGQNYKEIQTGARMVSVFGGWHRRGNTVMPTLKYQKNNLIKGLDVTLNANYNFGKEQNIDTLNRRYDWYGNYKEMGTNGERSRQLYVYKNNEGIASLAANYRLSDRQSLSLSNVATTFNRKGEDELNPQNSNLEQGQRSIKNVMGLGYSYDVKDHWSTTVFGKMITQNNKLEEAESASVTRFGYGLASTYFIQRDLQIKASYEMTNRMPTSYEIFGDLENQEANGNLKPERSHNINLGAIYGWKQGDDHRFSVAGNLIYRYSFDFIYNRLNNNQSKLVADNRDGVSTRGGDLDVHYSYKNFLNFGGSLTYQYLQNKQKYEPGYTGVSPVYNDQMPNIPYLFGNTNVDVSFHDFGGKNNKLTVGYNLLYVHDFWLYWPSRGNSSANKKQIPKQLSHDVNLVYSLGSGKYNIGVEGRNLANANLYDNFSLQKPGRSFAINLRYYFQRDHK, from the coding sequence ATGCAAAATAGCAAAATAATATTGACTATTGGTATGTCGTTATGCGTTTTGAATGGCGTAGCGCAAAATAAAACCAATAGTTATAAAGGCCAGGTAAGATCTGCGACTGAGGTGGTTCCTTTCGCAACAGTAAAAATAGATCAACAAATTATTCGTGCTGATAAAAATGGAAATTTTTCATTTACAATTAACAAATCTACTGTTGATATCCAAATAACTGCCGTTGGTAAAATCACGGTCAATAGACAGCAAGTGGTTTTGTCCAATTACTTCAATAGTCCTATTCTTATCGAAATGCAAGATGATAGTCAAGGGATCGATGAAGTAGAAGTGATGGGGCTTACAAAAATTAAAGAGATAAATCGTCAAGCCTTCAATGTTACAGCGATAGATGCAACAAAATTATATAATTCCACATTAAATATTGCAGATGCACTGGATAAAGTATCTGGCGTACGTGTACGTGAATCAGGTGGTGTGGGTTCGAATACGAGTCTGACACTTAACGGGTTCTCCGGTAATCATATCCGTTTCTTTTTGGATGGAATTCCAATGGACAATTTCGGTACTTCTTTTCAAATAAATAATATACCGATCAATTTAGCAGAAAGAGTAGAAGTATACAAAGGTGTTGTTCCCATTTGGTTAGGTTCTGATGCCTTAGGGGGGGCTGTTAACATTGTTACATCTACTAAAGCACGCACCTTTGTAGATGCTTCATATTCCTATGGTTCTTTTAATACCCACAGAACAGCTGTCAATGCAGGTGTAACCAATAAAAACGGTCTTACGGTATTGTTAAATGCCTATCAAAATTACTCAGACAACGATTATACCGTAACAACATTAGTCTCTAATATCAATACTTGGGAATCGAAAGAAAATGTTAAAGTAAAGCGGTTTCATGATAAGTACCATAATGAGGCTTTAGTAGCTCAGGTTGGCGTGTCCAATAAAAGTTATGCAGACAAATTATTGCTAGGTCTTACTTTGGGGCAGAACTACAAAGAAATCCAAACCGGAGCCCGTATGGTTTCGGTATTTGGAGGTTGGCACCGTCGCGGAAATACAGTTATGCCGACTTTAAAATATCAGAAAAATAATTTGATAAAAGGTCTGGATGTTACTTTAAACGCTAACTACAACTTTGGTAAGGAGCAGAATATTGATACGCTGAATAGAAGGTACGATTGGTACGGTAATTATAAAGAAATGGGTACCAATGGGGAGCGTAGTAGACAGCTGTATGTTTATAAAAACAATGAAGGTATTGCATCTTTAGCAGCTAACTATAGACTTTCTGATCGTCAGTCTCTTTCTTTAAGTAATGTCGCGACTACTTTTAACCGTAAAGGAGAGGATGAACTCAATCCTCAAAATAGTAATCTTGAACAAGGCCAACGTTCTATCAAAAACGTGATGGGTTTAGGCTATAGTTATGATGTCAAAGATCATTGGAGTACAACAGTTTTTGGAAAAATGATCACACAGAATAATAAACTTGAGGAAGCTGAGTCCGCTTCAGTTACCCGCTTCGGGTATGGACTCGCATCTACATATTTTATTCAGCGGGATCTACAGATAAAAGCTTCTTATGAAATGACCAATCGAATGCCGACTTCCTACGAGATCTTTGGTGATCTGGAAAATCAAGAAGCCAATGGTAACCTCAAACCCGAACGCAGTCACAATATTAATTTGGGTGCTATATATGGGTGGAAACAGGGCGATGATCATCGTTTTTCTGTAGCTGGAAATCTGATATATCGCTATTCTTTTGATTTTATTTATAATAGATTGAATAATAATCAATCGAAATTGGTGGCTGATAACCGCGATGGTGTGAGCACACGTGGAGGAGATTTAGATGTACATTATTCTTATAAAAACTTTTTGAATTTTGGAGGTTCATTGACTTACCAGTACTTACAAAATAAGCAAAAGTATGAACCTGGGTATACAGGAGTGAGCCCTGTTTATAATGACCAGATGCCAAATATTCCTTATCTATTTGGAAATACCAATGTAGATGTTTCATTCCATGATTTTGGTGGGAAAAATAACAAGCTAACGGTCGGTTACAATCTATTGTACGTACACGATTTTTGGCTGTATTGGCCTAGTCGTGGAAATTCATCTGCCAATAAAAAACAGATTCCTAAACAGTTAAGCCACGATGTTAATCTTGTATATAGCTTAGGTTCTGGTAAATATAATATTGGTGTTGAGGGACGCAATTTGGCGAACGCAAATCTTTATGACAATTTTAGTTTGCAAAAACCTGGACGCTCTTTCGCCATTAACTTACGCTATTATTTTCAGCGTGATCATAAATAA
- a CDS encoding c-type cytochrome yields MKHTFRMLAMLALSFGYTVSQAQETPKEEDFFKIMKVRMPEGPVLEVGGLVTLPNGDLGISTRRGDVFIVENPTSNRPYFRKFATGLHEILGLAYKDGALYVAQRGELTKLIDKNMDGKADVYETVYAWPLSGHYHEYSFGPKIASDGSFFVSGNVAFGDEEWWRAESRVPMRGWIMNISADGKMQPWAAGVRSPAGINVIDGQLYYTENQGDWVGSGGLWKVSKGDFMGHPASLVWTKRPDSPLKLSSESFYSKVDERRIKNAEGRYIKPENRVNENFKTVFEMKKEIPEIRLPSVWLPHGILGISNSEPVKIPKGTFGPFEGQLLVGDQGMSIISRVFLETVNGEEQGAAFLFKSGFRSGVLRMAWGQDGSLFVGETNRGWGSAGEANEGLERLVYNNKTPFEMKAVRAMPDGFEIEFTQPVDLKSAEDLASYSVESFIYKYHPVYGSPPVNKETLNIKGVKVSPDGLKARIVVDGLREHYIHTISVDGIREKQNFYSIVHPEAYYTLNAIPSGEKLAISSLSTRNSTHDPVVDVTAKPAEKTVTANNKTVAGKKTATVKTKNTEAKPVEAKAKVHEVKTVTKAPTYAEVKGILTSNTCLACHNPTKKQIGPSFTDIAKRKYSNEKILQLIYNPKPENWPGYATEMPPMPQVSKADGLKIAAYINSLK; encoded by the coding sequence ATGAAACACACTTTTAGAATGCTAGCAATGCTAGCTTTGAGTTTTGGCTATACTGTTTCCCAAGCTCAAGAAACACCAAAAGAAGAAGATTTTTTTAAGATCATGAAAGTAAGAATGCCCGAAGGACCTGTTTTAGAGGTTGGTGGCCTGGTTACTTTACCTAATGGAGATCTAGGCATATCCACCCGTAGAGGTGATGTATTTATTGTTGAAAACCCCACCAGCAACAGACCGTACTTTCGAAAATTTGCAACGGGTCTTCACGAGATTTTAGGTCTTGCTTACAAAGATGGTGCGTTATATGTTGCACAAAGAGGTGAGCTAACGAAGCTAATTGACAAAAATATGGACGGCAAAGCTGATGTTTATGAAACTGTGTATGCTTGGCCTTTAAGCGGACATTATCATGAATATAGTTTTGGTCCTAAAATCGCATCTGACGGTTCTTTTTTCGTATCTGGAAATGTTGCTTTTGGTGATGAAGAATGGTGGCGCGCAGAAAGTCGTGTTCCTATGCGTGGATGGATTATGAACATTAGCGCAGATGGAAAAATGCAACCATGGGCTGCAGGTGTGCGTTCTCCAGCAGGAATAAATGTGATTGACGGTCAACTCTACTATACAGAAAACCAAGGTGACTGGGTTGGTTCCGGAGGATTATGGAAGGTCAGTAAAGGAGATTTTATGGGACATCCAGCCAGTTTAGTATGGACAAAAAGACCTGATTCACCGTTAAAGTTATCATCTGAATCTTTCTATTCTAAAGTAGATGAACGTCGTATCAAAAATGCTGAAGGTCGCTACATCAAACCGGAAAATAGAGTCAACGAGAATTTCAAAACGGTATTTGAGATGAAAAAAGAAATTCCAGAGATTCGTTTACCGTCGGTATGGTTGCCGCATGGTATTCTTGGTATTTCAAACTCTGAACCGGTCAAAATTCCGAAAGGCACATTTGGTCCATTTGAAGGACAATTACTCGTTGGTGACCAAGGTATGAGCATCATTTCACGTGTTTTCTTAGAGACGGTAAATGGAGAAGAACAAGGCGCCGCATTTTTGTTTAAGAGTGGTTTCCGTTCTGGTGTTTTGAGAATGGCGTGGGGACAGGATGGATCTTTATTTGTCGGTGAAACCAACCGTGGGTGGGGTTCTGCAGGTGAAGCAAATGAAGGACTTGAGCGCTTAGTATACAACAACAAGACGCCTTTTGAAATGAAAGCAGTAAGAGCTATGCCAGACGGTTTTGAGATCGAATTTACACAACCTGTTGATTTAAAATCTGCTGAAGATCTAGCTTCATACAGCGTTGAAAGCTTCATATATAAATACCATCCTGTATATGGTTCTCCTCCAGTAAATAAAGAGACTTTAAACATAAAAGGAGTTAAGGTTTCTCCTGATGGACTAAAAGCAAGAATTGTTGTCGATGGATTACGTGAACATTATATCCACACCATAAGTGTAGATGGTATTCGTGAGAAACAAAACTTTTATTCAATTGTCCATCCTGAAGCTTACTATACTTTAAATGCAATTCCATCTGGAGAAAAACTAGCAATAAGTTCACTTAGCACCAGGAATTCTACTCATGATCCTGTAGTTGATGTTACAGCTAAACCGGCAGAAAAGACAGTAACAGCAAATAATAAAACTGTTGCCGGTAAAAAAACTGCGACTGTTAAAACAAAAAACACAGAAGCGAAACCTGTTGAAGCAAAGGCTAAAGTACATGAAGTGAAAACAGTAACTAAAGCTCCTACTTATGCTGAGGTGAAGGGAATTTTGACTAGTAATACTTGCTTAGCCTGTCACAATCCTACGAAAAAACAGATTGGACCGTCATTCACTGATATTGCAAAACGCAAATATTCAAATGAGAAAATTTTGCAGCTCATCTACAATCCTAAACCAGAAAACTGGCCTGGATATGCAACAGAAATGCCGCCTATGCCACAAGTTTCTAAAGCCGATGGCTTGAAAATCGCGGCTTATATCAATTCATTGAAATAA
- a CDS encoding DUF1080 domain-containing protein, whose protein sequence is MKLNYLKFGTTGLCWLFGTTLLLAQQLTDQSEIKLNDLTAFNAAGKSWTIAEKVISDPRNENELKATKGSGILVNITSNKMKGSDLLTNAVHGNIILELDYLMAKNSNSGIYLQGNYEVQLKDSWGVLQPMSSDNGGIYERWDDARPEGSKGFEGYAPRQNASKAPGLWQHLKIAFQAPKFDATGKKTSNARVLAVELNGVLVQDNVELFGPTGGAADKEKPLGPLRLQGDHGSVAFRNIKISKLPEEQINVNNRGGGDADPIYIDAPSNTMIRSFVNYAPKLLAVHAISVGSPLKTHYSYDLDNGLLLQGWHGEFIDATPMWDGRGNGTSRARGAVTSFVKKATPALAQLATVQTTWPTDSTGSGFKTKGYVIDNEDRPKFKYNIYGAEVTDLITVSNDGKGLNRSINIDKTVPNLYVLLANASSIEELAKGYYLVDGQSYYLELDKGAPKPIIRDANGGKELIILLDKQLNYSISF, encoded by the coding sequence ATGAAATTAAACTATTTGAAGTTCGGAACAACCGGCTTATGCTGGTTATTTGGAACGACATTATTACTAGCCCAACAGCTAACCGATCAATCGGAAATTAAACTTAATGATCTTACTGCTTTCAATGCTGCAGGAAAATCTTGGACTATTGCTGAAAAAGTAATCTCTGACCCAAGAAATGAGAATGAATTGAAAGCTACAAAAGGATCCGGTATCCTTGTTAACATCACTTCTAATAAAATGAAGGGATCTGACTTGTTAACAAATGCAGTTCATGGAAATATAATTCTTGAACTGGATTACTTAATGGCAAAGAACTCAAATTCAGGAATCTACCTACAGGGAAATTATGAAGTTCAACTTAAAGATTCTTGGGGAGTGCTGCAACCCATGTCGTCTGACAATGGCGGTATATACGAACGTTGGGATGATGCTAGACCAGAAGGATCCAAAGGTTTTGAAGGTTATGCTCCTCGTCAAAATGCAAGCAAAGCACCGGGTCTATGGCAACACTTAAAAATTGCATTTCAAGCGCCTAAATTTGATGCTACAGGAAAAAAGACTTCAAATGCTAGAGTTTTAGCTGTGGAACTTAATGGTGTTTTAGTTCAGGATAATGTTGAATTGTTTGGTCCAACTGGCGGAGCAGCCGATAAAGAAAAGCCGTTAGGTCCACTGCGTCTTCAAGGCGATCATGGTTCAGTTGCTTTTCGAAATATTAAAATATCAAAACTTCCCGAAGAACAGATTAATGTAAACAATAGAGGTGGTGGTGACGCTGACCCTATTTATATAGATGCACCTTCTAATACCATGATTAGAAGTTTTGTGAATTATGCCCCTAAGTTGCTTGCTGTACACGCAATATCTGTCGGCAGTCCTTTAAAGACACATTACAGCTATGATTTGGACAATGGTCTATTATTGCAGGGATGGCATGGCGAATTTATTGATGCCACTCCTATGTGGGACGGTAGAGGAAACGGTACTTCTAGAGCCCGTGGAGCAGTAACATCTTTTGTAAAGAAAGCTACTCCTGCTTTAGCCCAGCTGGCAACTGTTCAAACCACATGGCCTACTGACAGTACTGGTAGTGGATTTAAAACCAAAGGTTATGTTATCGACAATGAGGATAGACCAAAATTTAAATATAATATATATGGCGCTGAAGTCACCGATCTCATCACGGTTTCAAATGATGGTAAAGGCCTGAACAGATCCATAAACATTGACAAAACTGTCCCTAACTTGTATGTTTTACTGGCAAATGCAAGTTCAATTGAAGAACTAGCGAAAGGTTATTACCTCGTTGATGGTCAGTCTTATTACCTTGAACTTGACAAAGGTGCTCCTAAACCTATTATTCGAGATGCTAACGGAGGAAAAGAATTAATCATTCTCCTAGACAAACAATTAAATTATTCTATTTCATTCTAA
- a CDS encoding ThuA domain-containing protein: protein MIKTLLSKISLLLIFISVLSSCHQKRSGKPRVLVFSKTAGFHHNSIEKGNIALQKLGLENNFDVDTTTNADWFNEDSLKNYSAVVFLNTTGDLLNNYQEADFERYIQAGGGFVGIHGAADAEYDWGWYGRLVGGYFATHPEVKEGKLTVVDKKHPATKMLPDTWVHTDEWYVFKKRYEATHVLMNINKEVYANPEQMAETPMAWYHDFDGGRSFYTGLGHQDEDYSDPLFLKHILGAIEYAIGDNYELDYGKAKTKRVPEEERFTKVSLAVGEFFEPTEMAILPNLDILVAQRRGELLHYNQETKKVIQVGLLDVYHKTETPNVNAEEGFMGLTIDPDFADNHYIYAFYSPKDTSVNRLSRFEFKNNKLDLATEKIVLQFYSQRDICCHTGGSLAFDKDRNLYLSTGDNSTPFDEKDQKFVSNGYSPRDDRAGHEQYDAARSSGNSNDLRGKILRIKIAKDGSYQIPKGNLFPEGQANTKPEIYVMGNRNPYRISVDPKNGFLYWGEVGPDANTDSLGRGPRGYDEVNQARKAGFFGWPFFVGNNYAYNPYNYETGVSGQAFEVQKPINSSRNNTGIKELPAAQPAFIWYPYAESTDFPQVGSGGRNAMAGPVYYSDLYPKETRYPDYYDGKLFIYDWVRGWIKAVTMLPNGDFDKMEPFMPHTKLASAIDMEVGPDGRIYLLEYGNGWFSKNADAAISRIDYNAGELASKRVNKNVSAKKSPSDTTYKDLDKANGALGHKEGSDTPKGEALVLASDCQACHGVDKKSVGPAYTVVAKHYKDNKDALSLLSKKIINGGGGVWGEVAMPAHPSLKQEDANEIVKWILSL from the coding sequence ATGATTAAAACACTTTTGTCTAAGATTTCTTTACTATTGATTTTTATATCAGTTTTGAGTTCTTGCCATCAAAAGAGGTCCGGAAAACCAAGAGTATTGGTTTTCAGTAAAACTGCAGGTTTCCACCATAATTCTATTGAAAAAGGAAATATTGCCCTCCAGAAGTTAGGACTCGAAAATAACTTTGATGTTGATACAACAACAAATGCAGATTGGTTCAATGAAGATTCGTTAAAAAATTATTCAGCTGTGGTATTCCTAAATACGACTGGTGATCTTTTGAATAATTATCAGGAAGCTGATTTTGAGCGTTATATACAAGCTGGAGGAGGTTTTGTCGGTATTCACGGAGCTGCCGATGCCGAGTATGATTGGGGCTGGTATGGAAGGTTGGTAGGTGGATACTTTGCTACTCATCCTGAAGTCAAAGAAGGAAAATTAACAGTGGTTGATAAAAAACATCCAGCAACAAAAATGCTTCCCGATACTTGGGTACATACAGATGAGTGGTATGTCTTTAAAAAACGTTATGAAGCTACCCATGTGTTAATGAATATCAATAAGGAGGTATATGCAAATCCAGAACAAATGGCCGAGACACCAATGGCCTGGTATCATGATTTTGATGGTGGCCGTTCTTTTTATACAGGTTTAGGTCATCAAGATGAAGATTATTCAGACCCTTTATTCTTAAAGCACATCTTAGGTGCTATCGAATATGCAATCGGAGATAATTACGAATTAGATTATGGTAAGGCTAAAACAAAGCGGGTTCCAGAAGAGGAAAGATTTACGAAAGTTTCATTGGCTGTAGGCGAGTTCTTTGAACCTACCGAAATGGCCATACTTCCTAATTTGGATATTTTAGTAGCACAACGTCGGGGAGAATTGCTTCATTACAATCAAGAAACAAAAAAGGTAATTCAAGTGGGACTGTTAGATGTTTATCACAAAACTGAAACACCCAATGTTAATGCAGAAGAAGGCTTTATGGGGTTAACAATAGATCCGGATTTCGCAGATAATCATTATATATACGCTTTTTATAGTCCAAAAGATACATCTGTTAATCGTCTGTCACGTTTTGAGTTCAAAAATAATAAGTTAGACCTCGCAACCGAAAAGATTGTGCTTCAGTTTTATTCACAACGAGATATCTGCTGCCATACTGGTGGTTCTTTGGCGTTTGATAAAGACCGAAATCTTTATTTATCCACAGGAGACAACTCAACACCATTTGACGAAAAGGATCAAAAATTTGTCAGCAATGGTTATTCACCGCGGGATGATAGGGCTGGACATGAGCAGTATGATGCCGCACGTAGCTCTGGAAATAGCAATGATCTGCGTGGTAAAATTTTGAGAATAAAAATAGCAAAAGACGGTTCATATCAGATTCCAAAAGGAAATTTATTTCCAGAGGGACAGGCAAATACAAAACCTGAAATTTACGTGATGGGAAATAGAAACCCCTATAGGATATCTGTTGACCCGAAAAATGGATTCTTGTATTGGGGAGAAGTGGGACCTGATGCCAATACCGATAGTTTAGGTAGAGGTCCTCGCGGATATGATGAGGTAAACCAAGCGCGTAAGGCAGGCTTCTTCGGGTGGCCATTTTTCGTAGGTAATAATTATGCCTACAATCCGTATAATTATGAAACTGGAGTTAGTGGACAGGCATTTGAGGTTCAAAAGCCAATTAATAGTTCCCGGAATAATACCGGTATAAAAGAATTACCGGCCGCACAACCGGCCTTTATATGGTATCCTTATGCAGAATCAACAGATTTTCCACAGGTGGGTTCAGGAGGGCGTAATGCGATGGCCGGGCCGGTATACTATTCGGATCTTTATCCAAAAGAAACGAGGTATCCAGATTACTATGATGGCAAGCTATTTATTTACGATTGGGTTAGAGGATGGATCAAAGCAGTCACTATGTTACCAAATGGAGACTTTGATAAAATGGAACCATTTATGCCACATACAAAATTAGCTTCTGCGATTGATATGGAAGTTGGTCCTGATGGAAGAATATATCTTTTAGAATATGGTAACGGTTGGTTCAGTAAAAATGCAGATGCAGCAATATCAAGAATCGATTATAATGCAGGTGAATTAGCTTCAAAACGTGTTAATAAAAATGTTTCGGCAAAAAAATCACCAAGTGATACGACTTATAAAGATTTAGATAAAGCAAACGGAGCATTGGGGCATAAAGAAGGATCAGATACACCAAAAGGAGAAGCTTTAGTGTTAGCTTCTGATTGTCAGGCATGTCACGGTGTCGACAAGAAATCAGTTGGTCCTGCATATACTGTAGTTGCTAAACACTATAAAGATAATAAGGACGCATTATCGTTGTTATCTAAGAAAATCATCAATGGTGGAGGCGGTGTCTGGGGTGAGGTAGCCATGCCTGCTCATCCATCATTAAAGCAAGAGGATGCGAATGAAATTGTTAAATGGATACTTTCATTATAA
- a CDS encoding DUF4198 domain-containing protein, with protein sequence MYYVKQLLIAMILLFGGNQIVQAHAIWIESNPVGIKNQSHTIRVYYGEYATGEIEKTKDWYSDLNQLKLNLVNSENKVELKLTDKGDYLEASFVPAKDGIYQIFVSHPAKELGGTTRYEFLAQSQIQVGKDAAYAAIPLAAHFIFQNKIFKTNDLVEIQLLRGNSPVADKEVLVMSPNGWSKNYKTDSQGKIKAEAIWAGTYVIENSHMADQSGTWNDKTYNKNWQGLTASFQVK encoded by the coding sequence ATGTACTACGTTAAGCAACTATTAATTGCGATGATTTTACTTTTTGGCGGTAACCAAATAGTTCAAGCTCACGCGATTTGGATTGAAAGTAATCCTGTGGGTATTAAAAATCAATCTCATACCATCCGGGTTTATTACGGAGAATATGCAACTGGAGAAATTGAAAAAACAAAAGACTGGTATTCTGACTTGAATCAGTTAAAACTGAATCTTGTAAATTCTGAGAATAAGGTTGAACTAAAACTTACTGATAAAGGAGATTATTTAGAAGCTAGTTTTGTACCTGCTAAAGATGGTATTTATCAGATCTTTGTTTCTCACCCTGCGAAAGAACTTGGAGGCACCACACGATACGAATTTTTAGCGCAAAGCCAAATTCAAGTAGGTAAAGACGCTGCATATGCAGCAATACCGTTAGCTGCTCACTTTATCTTCCAAAACAAAATCTTTAAAACAAATGATCTGGTAGAAATTCAGTTGTTACGTGGAAATAGTCCAGTCGCTGATAAAGAAGTTTTAGTGATGTCTCCAAACGGTTGGAGCAAAAACTATAAGACTGATAGTCAAGGTAAAATTAAGGCAGAGGCTATCTGGGCTGGTACTTACGTAATCGAAAACAGTCATATGGCCGATCAATCAGGAACTTGGAACGATAAAACCTACAATAAGAATTGGCAGGGACTTACCGCAAGTTTTCAAGTAAAATAA